Within Synechococcus sp. NB0720_010, the genomic segment GATCCGATCCTGCCCAGTGCTTGATGCAGGAATGCTGGAGGGCCCGGCCATAGGAGAATCCCAGGTGCCAAGGGGCTCCAGAGGCCGCCTGGTTCACGGCGTTGAGACAGAGGCTCGCGTCCTCTTCGCTGAGGCCCCCGCTGAGGAACAGGATCGCGGGTACGGCCGAGGGAACCGTGCGCAGCAAGGTGCGGGCCGTGAATTCACCCACCTCTTCGGCCGTGGGTTGCTGGGGGCAGGCCGCCCCTGCGCAGGTCATCGACGGCTTAAGCAAGCTGCCCTCAAGAAAGACCCCATTGACCGCCAGGGCTTCGTAGGTGGTGCGCAACACCCATTCCTGGACGGCGGCGGTCGTGGTGATGTCGTGCTCACCGTCCATCAGGATCTCCGGCTCCACGATCGGCACGAGGCCCTGCTCCTGAACGGTGCGGGCATAGCGGGCCAGTCCCCAGGCGTTCTCTTTGACGGAGAGCTCTGACGGCGAGCCATGGGAGCTGATCTGCAGCACCGCCCGCCACTTGGCAAAGCGTGCACCGCGTTCGTAGTAGCGCGCTGCACGCTCCGCCAAGCCCTTTAGGCCGGTGCACCAGGATTCGCCCTCTAAGCCGCCGGCCAAGGGCTCCACCCCCTGATCGACCTTGATCCCGGGAACGATGCCCTGGGCCTTGAACAACTCGACAATCGGTCCCCCACCGGCCTCAGTCGTGCTGTCTTGGAAGAGGGTTTCTTCGAACAGAATCACGCCAGAGATGTGCTCGCTGAGGCCCTCGGTGGTGGCCAGAAGACTGCGGTAGGCGCGCCGGTTCTCCTCGCTGTTCTCCAGTCCGATCGCATCAAAACGCTTGCCGATGGTTCCGGTGGATTCATCCGCCGCCAAGAGTCCTGTTCCCGGGGCTGCCAGGGCCGCAGCAGTGCTGGCCAGCTCATCACGAAACGCTTGCAGGGCCATGCCAGGGCAGCAGGGGGTCCCCCCTGACTAGCGAGAAAACGCGGTGCTGGGAGCTGGGTGGTCATGATTCAGGCCGATGACGCCCGCCAGCGCCCATGCCCCTCGCCCCAGGCGGCCTGCTGCAGCTCACCCGAGAAGGGCTGTACTGCGCGGCAGCTGGTGCCTGGATCGATCCCTGGCGGCCAGTCCCCAGGGCCCTCATCACCCATGCCCATGCCGACCACGCCCGGCCGGGATGTGGGGAGTACTGGGCCGTGGCCTGCAGTGAGGGGGTCCTGCGGGAGCGGCTGGGGGCCGAGATCAATCTGTTACCGGTGGGCTACGGGGACCTGAACCGCATTGGCGACGCTCGGGTCTCCTTTCACTCGGCCGGACATGTCCTCGGCAGTGCCCAAATCCGACTGGAAGCCGGCGGAGAGAGCTGGCTGGTCAGCGGCGACTACAAGCGCTGCGCCGACCCCAGCTGCGAACCCTTTGAGCCCGTACAGGCCGACGTCTTCATCAGCGAAGCCACCTTTGGCCTTCCCATCTACCGCTGGCAAAGCGGGGCGGAGGTAGCCCGTGAAATCGTCAACTGGTGGCGCGGCGCGCCGGACAGGCCTTCGGTGCTCTTTTGCTACGCCTTTGGGAAGGCACAGCGGGTGCTCGCCGAGCTGCATCGACTCGGCATCGAGGAGACGGTGCTGCTCCATGGCGCCGTCGATCGACTGATGGCGCCCTACCGCGAGGCGGGGGTTGCCATGCCACCGACGATGGCTCTCTCCCAGTTGCCCAAGGATGAATCCCTCGCGGGACGCCTGGTGATTGCGCCGCCGGCGGCCCACCGCAGCCGTGGGCTGAGTCGCTTGGCGAAGGCCCAGAACGGCTTTGTGAGCGGCTGGATGGCCGTACGGGGAGCACGGCGCCGGCGGGGCTATGGCCGCGGTTTCGTGATGAGCGATCACGCCGACTGGTCCGGATTGGTGCGAACCGTTCAGGAGAGCCAAGCCCAGCAGGTCTATGTGACCCATGGCCAGAGCGCCGTTCTCTCGCGCTACCTCAAGGAGGTGGAGGGCATCAGCG encodes:
- a CDS encoding ligase-associated DNA damage response exonuclease, yielding MPLAPGGLLQLTREGLYCAAAGAWIDPWRPVPRALITHAHADHARPGCGEYWAVACSEGVLRERLGAEINLLPVGYGDLNRIGDARVSFHSAGHVLGSAQIRLEAGGESWLVSGDYKRCADPSCEPFEPVQADVFISEATFGLPIYRWQSGAEVAREIVNWWRGAPDRPSVLFCYAFGKAQRVLAELHRLGIEETVLLHGAVDRLMAPYREAGVAMPPTMALSQLPKDESLAGRLVIAPPAAHRSRGLSRLAKAQNGFVSGWMAVRGARRRRGYGRGFVMSDHADWSGLVRTVQESQAQQVYVTHGQSAVLSRYLKEVEGISAEPLEGAFEAERFDEEETP
- a CDS encoding class I fructose-bisphosphate aldolase codes for the protein MALQAFRDELASTAAALAAPGTGLLAADESTGTIGKRFDAIGLENSEENRRAYRSLLATTEGLSEHISGVILFEETLFQDSTTEAGGGPIVELFKAQGIVPGIKVDQGVEPLAGGLEGESWCTGLKGLAERAARYYERGARFAKWRAVLQISSHGSPSELSVKENAWGLARYARTVQEQGLVPIVEPEILMDGEHDITTTAAVQEWVLRTTYEALAVNGVFLEGSLLKPSMTCAGAACPQQPTAEEVGEFTARTLLRTVPSAVPAILFLSGGLSEEDASLCLNAVNQAASGAPWHLGFSYGRALQHSCIKHWAGSDLKAGQAALMARARANGAASLGSYVAGSEPSDDSSLFVANYSY